One Aneurinibacillus migulanus genomic region harbors:
- a CDS encoding C45 family autoproteolytic acyltransferase/hydolase, whose product MNTYTGKFTYLKGSSYEIGKQQALEYRESSYVKNIFLREQPDSDKAYLEMRARIEEYCPGLNEELEGFAEEFGFEPNQLKFYNDAWLISGGCSLGAILPPKMVDGKTYVVRNYDLSPNISDMRLCTTKVDGSYTHTGFSVSTFGRSEGLNEKGLCVAFASCGMPIGNYPGMRKPVVAGLQFMVIVRAILEACKNIEEAVYAVKNMPVGTNMNLLLADANGEAALVGTYDGIKAVKKAEQDYLIATNHGLFPEIRSLEPGKLDQSQLRYNVLENKFSVNGKRSVYEIKELLLTEFPEGVAIHNYKENFGTVHSVLFNLTDCQLEFSFGSPLQNKLYKINVGDNFSNTQLPVKFQNRNYGPDFWRILR is encoded by the coding sequence ATGAATACGTATACAGGAAAGTTTACTTACCTGAAAGGAAGTTCGTATGAGATTGGAAAACAGCAAGCTTTAGAATATCGTGAGAGTTCATACGTTAAGAACATTTTTCTTAGAGAACAACCTGATTCTGACAAAGCTTATCTTGAAATGAGAGCTCGAATCGAGGAGTATTGTCCAGGATTAAATGAGGAGCTAGAGGGCTTTGCGGAAGAATTTGGCTTTGAGCCGAATCAATTAAAGTTTTACAATGATGCCTGGTTAATATCTGGAGGATGTAGTCTAGGCGCAATTTTGCCCCCAAAAATGGTTGACGGTAAAACATACGTAGTACGAAACTACGACCTTTCCCCTAATATTTCGGATATGCGTCTTTGTACAACTAAAGTAGATGGAAGCTACACGCATACCGGCTTCTCTGTTTCTACATTTGGTCGGAGCGAAGGATTAAATGAGAAAGGGCTTTGCGTAGCCTTTGCTTCGTGTGGCATGCCAATAGGTAACTATCCAGGTATGAGAAAACCAGTAGTCGCTGGGTTGCAGTTTATGGTTATTGTTAGAGCTATACTAGAGGCGTGTAAAAACATTGAAGAAGCTGTTTATGCTGTGAAAAATATGCCTGTCGGAACAAATATGAATTTACTTTTAGCGGATGCAAATGGTGAGGCAGCTTTAGTTGGAACATATGATGGAATTAAAGCGGTAAAAAAAGCAGAACAAGACTATTTAATTGCAACAAATCATGGGCTATTTCCTGAAATTAGAAGTCTTGAACCAGGCAAGCTAGATCAATCTCAACTACGATATAATGTTTTAGAGAATAAGTTTAGTGTCAATGGTAAGAGATCTGTTTACGAAATTAAAGAACTTCTTTTAACGGAATTTCCAGAAGGGGTGGCTATTCATAATTACAAAGAAAACTTTGGAACCGTTCATTCAGTTTTGTTTAATCTTACTGATTGTCAACTTGAGTTTTCCTTTGGTTCACCTTTGCAAAATAAATTATATAAGATAAATGTTGGTGATAATTTTTCAAATACACAACTTCCAGTTAAATTTCAGAACAGGAACTATGGACCGGATTTTTGGAGAATATTAAGATAG
- a CDS encoding ABC transporter ATP-binding protein gives MENFIIQTENLTKRYRKQTSVNRLNLEVRRGEIYGFLGPNGAGKTTTIRMLLGLIKPTTGHIKIFGRDFQKNKIDILRKIGSLVESPSYYGHLTGYENLEAIRRLIDVSSDRITEVLNIVRLNKAANRLTKEYSLGMKQRLGIAAALLSQPELLILDEPTNGLDPAGIQEIRELIKDLPNRYGMTVVVSSHLLSEIDQMATKVGIITNGQLLFQDEIEVLRKRSNPRLKIGVSNPQLAAGILKEKGWITHVEADSLWANQTAPEIASEMNTTLVEHGLSVYRLEEHKRSLEDIFLEITGKEGSL, from the coding sequence ATGGAAAATTTTATAATTCAAACGGAGAATTTAACCAAAAGGTATAGAAAACAGACCTCGGTTAACAGATTAAATTTAGAAGTACGAAGAGGGGAAATATACGGTTTTTTGGGTCCAAACGGCGCTGGGAAAACGACAACAATTCGCATGCTTCTTGGTTTAATAAAACCTACAACAGGGCATATTAAAATTTTTGGAAGAGATTTTCAGAAAAACAAAATCGACATTTTACGAAAAATCGGTTCTTTGGTTGAATCTCCATCATATTATGGTCATCTAACTGGCTATGAAAATTTAGAAGCAATTCGTCGGCTTATTGATGTTTCTTCTGATCGTATAACCGAAGTTTTGAACATTGTACGCTTAAACAAAGCAGCGAATCGATTAACAAAAGAATATTCACTTGGGATGAAACAACGCCTAGGGATTGCTGCAGCACTCCTAAGTCAACCGGAACTGCTTATATTAGATGAACCTACAAATGGATTAGATCCAGCAGGTATTCAGGAAATCCGTGAATTAATTAAAGATTTGCCAAACCGATACGGAATGACAGTTGTTGTTTCCAGTCATCTGTTAAGCGAAATTGATCAAATGGCAACAAAAGTTGGGATTATTACAAACGGCCAGCTTCTATTTCAGGATGAAATTGAAGTTCTCAGAAAAAGAAGTAACCCTCGGCTAAAGATTGGAGTAAGCAATCCGCAATTAGCCGCAGGAATACTGAAAGAAAAAGGGTGGATAACGCACGTAGAAGCAGATTCACTCTGGGCCAATCAAACAGCCCCTGAAATTGCTTCAGAAATGAATACAACCCTGGTTGAGCACGGATTGTCAGTCTACCGGTTGGAAGAGCATAAGCGTTCCTTAGAAGATATATTTTTGGAAATTACCGGTAAGGAGGGGAGCCTGTGA
- a CDS encoding MerR family transcriptional regulator, whose amino-acid sequence MYTIGKFSNLCNVPVKTIRYYSDIGLLEPSYIDPETSYRYYDYDKIKELKTILVLKDCQFSLNEIEQALKGKDMKALDVRLKKKTEELKCQQEQITKQINNIQQIQRFIRNEEAFIPKPTLSSCYIEKRQNIQVVSIRKTINMVEMDALVKKLFERIYAYQLEMDGELLAIFHQKDWKQKKADVELLLPVKNNKNEELLVIVPGGTYACVNVKGPYSELRYGYSRLKAWLAEKSLHVEGMYMEQYIKGLVPSQVVNPINIKPNEIHPNDFLTKVFVKVR is encoded by the coding sequence ATGTATACAATTGGAAAATTTTCGAATCTGTGCAATGTACCTGTAAAGACAATTCGTTACTATAGTGACATCGGTTTACTTGAACCTTCTTATATCGATCCCGAGACAAGCTACCGGTATTATGACTACGATAAGATAAAGGAGCTAAAAACCATCCTAGTTCTTAAAGACTGCCAGTTCTCGTTAAACGAAATTGAGCAAGCTTTAAAAGGTAAAGATATGAAAGCTCTAGATGTAAGGCTAAAGAAAAAGACCGAGGAATTGAAGTGTCAGCAAGAACAAATCACCAAGCAAATTAACAACATTCAACAAATACAGAGGTTCATAAGGAATGAGGAGGCATTCATTCCGAAGCCCACTCTGTCAAGTTGTTACATAGAGAAGCGACAAAATATACAGGTTGTGTCTATTCGTAAAACAATAAACATGGTTGAAATGGACGCTCTCGTTAAAAAGTTGTTTGAAAGAATATATGCATATCAGTTAGAGATGGATGGGGAGCTACTCGCTATTTTTCATCAAAAAGATTGGAAACAAAAGAAAGCAGATGTTGAATTACTTTTACCTGTAAAAAACAATAAAAATGAGGAGCTTCTTGTGATAGTACCCGGAGGAACGTATGCATGTGTCAATGTGAAAGGGCCTTATTCAGAACTTCGCTATGGTTACAGTCGTTTAAAGGCATGGTTAGCAGAAAAATCACTGCATGTTGAAGGAATGTATATGGAACAGTACATAAAGGGACTTGTCCCATCGCAAGTAGTGAATCCAATAAATATTAAGCCCAATGAAATACATCCAAATGACTTTCTGACTAAAGTGTTTGTAAAGGTAAGGTAG
- a CDS encoding GNAT family N-acetyltransferase yields MNKKDVLMIRITSKIISPSVRELLSYATSEAKIDQEYEQYAQASNRILYGFENAGTMVGCIGVEFLNASDCEIKHIAVSPTERGNGIGSKMVQFICEKHSLRNIFAETDKDAVDFYRKFRFKIISLGEKYPGVERFFCEYEIPNK; encoded by the coding sequence TTGAACAAAAAGGATGTATTAATGATAAGGATAACGTCTAAAATCATCTCTCCGTCCGTAAGGGAGCTTTTATCTTATGCCACTTCCGAAGCAAAAATTGACCAAGAATATGAACAATACGCGCAAGCTTCAAACCGAATTTTATATGGATTTGAGAACGCGGGAACTATGGTTGGTTGTATAGGGGTTGAGTTTCTTAATGCAAGTGATTGTGAGATAAAGCATATTGCAGTGTCTCCAACAGAAAGAGGAAATGGCATAGGTAGCAAGATGGTTCAATTTATTTGTGAAAAACATTCATTAAGGAATATTTTTGCTGAGACAGATAAAGATGCTGTAGATTTCTATCGAAAATTTAGATTTAAGATAATAAGTCTAGGTGAAAAATATCCTGGTGTGGAAAGGTTTTTTTGTGAATATGAAATACCAAATAAATAG
- a CDS encoding sensor histidine kinase produces MNIKRRLAWNFVSRLLLLLFIWAALFTIVMLTFELLFEDKPKEVAQKASVQKIAASTKFHSGIIEVNPQLLDSLQKNNMWLQILNETGKVIYSYNQPQSVPNRYAPGELVSHYVFPAKTGYYLSTWYDTAAGQTITWVIGAPWNKTTPWNYTVNNLWMASIIFTVFLVAILFGSQLGAPILHILSWVQTLSRGLYMEPVNRKGNPLSRTKHGRVKRSYRIYKEVIDALNQLTDTLKKSKEERERLEKTREEWMTGISHDIKTPLSAVKGYADMLASQQYHWNEQEVRRFAAIIQERSIYMEGLIEDFNLTFRLKNDALPLHCERGDIIEFVREAVIDMANTPYGKKHNITFKSDVQTIYYSFDRKWLLRAIDNLLANAVNHNPENTYIQVIVERLPNHGFQIVIRDNGIGIDEETKLRLFERYFRGTDTNQIYKGTGLGMAISRQLIKAHQGNIVVNSNPNKGTEVIVRFEEQDDSK; encoded by the coding sequence ATGAACATAAAACGACGACTGGCCTGGAATTTCGTATCAAGACTGTTACTACTTTTGTTTATATGGGCTGCACTTTTTACTATCGTAATGCTTACTTTTGAATTATTATTTGAAGATAAGCCAAAAGAAGTCGCTCAAAAAGCAAGTGTGCAAAAAATAGCGGCCAGCACAAAATTCCACAGTGGAATAATAGAGGTAAACCCACAATTATTAGACTCCCTGCAAAAGAATAATATGTGGTTGCAAATATTAAATGAAACAGGAAAAGTAATCTATAGTTACAATCAACCACAGTCCGTACCAAACCGATATGCACCTGGGGAACTAGTCTCACACTATGTTTTTCCAGCCAAGACAGGCTATTATTTATCAACATGGTATGATACTGCAGCAGGACAGACAATAACTTGGGTCATTGGAGCGCCTTGGAATAAAACTACACCTTGGAACTACACAGTAAATAATCTTTGGATGGCATCTATAATTTTTACAGTTTTTCTCGTTGCTATTCTTTTCGGAAGTCAACTTGGTGCACCTATTCTTCATATATTATCCTGGGTTCAAACATTATCCAGGGGTTTATATATGGAGCCGGTAAATCGAAAAGGAAATCCTCTTAGTCGGACTAAGCATGGCAGAGTAAAACGCTCATATAGAATATATAAAGAAGTTATTGACGCACTAAACCAGCTCACAGATACTTTAAAAAAGAGCAAAGAGGAAAGAGAACGGCTGGAGAAAACAAGAGAAGAATGGATGACTGGAATTTCTCACGATATCAAAACTCCGCTTTCGGCAGTGAAAGGTTATGCAGATATGCTTGCATCACAGCAATATCACTGGAATGAGCAGGAAGTTCGGAGATTTGCGGCCATCATTCAGGAACGCTCCATTTACATGGAAGGCTTAATAGAAGACTTTAATCTAACCTTTCGTTTGAAAAACGATGCTCTTCCTTTACATTGTGAAAGAGGAGATATTATCGAATTTGTCCGTGAAGCTGTGATTGATATGGCTAACACCCCTTATGGAAAAAAACATAATATTACCTTCAAATCAGATGTTCAAACAATTTATTATTCATTTGATCGAAAGTGGTTGTTAAGAGCTATTGATAATTTACTTGCTAATGCAGTAAACCATAATCCTGAAAACACATATATTCAAGTAATTGTAGAACGCTTACCTAATCATGGGTTTCAAATCGTTATTCGTGATAATGGGATCGGTATAGATGAAGAAACAAAATTACGTTTGTTTGAGCGTTATTTTAGAGGAACAGATACAAATCAAATATACAAAGGAACAGGCTTGGGGATGGCTATTTCCCGTCAACTCATTAAAGCTCATCAGGGAAATATTGTCGTCAATAGTAACCCAAACAAAGGAACTGAGGTTATCGTTCGGTTTGAAGAACAAGATGATAGTAAGTAA
- a CDS encoding spore coat protein codes for MASDLLLAATIAVCSYAYSLTEAATFDVHTILHKQLDDTITIYEKVKSYMMNKG; via the coding sequence GTGGCATCTGATTTATTATTGGCCGCTACAATTGCTGTTTGCAGCTATGCATACTCTTTGACTGAGGCTGCTACTTTTGATGTGCACACGATTCTTCACAAGCAATTAGACGATACAATCACAATTTACGAAAAAGTGAAAAGTTATATGATGAATAAAGGATAG
- a CDS encoding ABC transporter permease — protein sequence MLKQLISVELLKIRRSRFWIMMLLGPIIAVVLSLSNFFNNFDVFMDPGDNGWIEAWTQVAIFMGPFILPILSGIYASLVCRYEYISGGWKQLLALPVSRSNVYISKFIVLLVLLAVTQCIVFILFIILGLLSGVPHEIPWFSLIVFSLRGLLATLPLAAIQLVISIRSRNFGVPLAFNIALTLPAILAANTSLGQFYPWTQPMLAMSPTDETPIQSFPLFYTVVIGVFIATMVFGIRNFTKRDMT from the coding sequence ATGCTAAAACAACTAATCTCTGTTGAGTTATTAAAGATACGACGTTCACGATTTTGGATCATGATGTTACTTGGTCCCATCATCGCCGTAGTTCTGTCTCTCAGCAACTTTTTTAACAATTTCGATGTATTTATGGACCCGGGTGATAATGGCTGGATCGAAGCATGGACGCAAGTTGCTATTTTTATGGGGCCATTTATTTTACCTATACTATCTGGTATTTATGCCTCATTGGTTTGTCGGTATGAATATATTAGTGGTGGATGGAAACAGCTGTTGGCATTACCTGTATCTCGGTCCAACGTTTATATTTCCAAGTTTATTGTGTTATTGGTTCTACTTGCCGTTACTCAATGTATTGTGTTTATCTTGTTTATTATTTTAGGCTTACTATCGGGGGTCCCGCATGAAATTCCGTGGTTTTCACTTATCGTATTCTCATTAAGAGGACTATTGGCTACTCTTCCATTGGCAGCCATACAATTGGTTATTTCAATTCGTTCGCGGAACTTTGGAGTTCCCCTTGCTTTTAATATCGCATTGACTTTACCAGCAATCTTAGCCGCTAATACTTCATTAGGGCAGTTTTATCCCTGGACACAACCAATGCTGGCTATGTCACCGACTGATGAAACTCCAATTCAGTCTTTCCCCCTTTTCTATACCGTAGTAATCGGGGTGTTTATCGCTACTATGGTATTTGGGATCCGAAATTTTACAAAACGTGATATGACGTAG
- a CDS encoding MarR family transcriptional regulator — protein MHKTELSKQWIFKLFFQLVTQQDMRDSKFTIRFGEKLKMLEAELNLKLDLTLSEIHLIACIGNYGPINVTMISEKTNLTKGSVTRISKKLLKLDLIKRQQLLDNKKEVYFRLTGKGEKLHNIHNRLHQDIEQRFMGFLDKYTPEQLAFSRELLQDLLEWDY, from the coding sequence ATGCATAAGACAGAGCTTTCCAAACAGTGGATTTTTAAGCTTTTCTTTCAGCTTGTTACACAGCAAGATATGAGAGATAGCAAATTCACGATCAGATTTGGAGAAAAGTTAAAAATGCTTGAAGCCGAATTGAATTTAAAGTTAGATCTTACTTTATCCGAGATTCATTTAATCGCATGTATCGGCAATTATGGACCGATTAACGTCACAATGATTTCTGAAAAGACTAATTTGACCAAGGGGTCTGTCACGCGAATAAGCAAAAAGCTGTTGAAATTAGATCTGATTAAAAGACAGCAGCTTCTTGATAATAAAAAGGAAGTATATTTTCGTTTAACAGGAAAAGGAGAGAAATTGCACAATATCCATAATCGTCTTCATCAGGACATTGAACAGCGGTTTATGGGCTTTCTGGACAAGTATACCCCTGAGCAATTGGCCTTTTCCAGAGAGTTGCTACAAGATCTGCTGGAATGGGATTATTGA
- a CDS encoding dicarboxylate/amino acid:cation symporter: protein MKKFIAFQILIALFIGALIGHFFPELGKGLKPIGDAFIHLIKMIVVPIVFTTIVIGSSGSGNMKKMGSLGLKTIIWFEFITTLILAIGLLLANSLKPGAGLDLSHLVQKDITKLNDSVSKVVDFKTMLVNIIPSNIVDAMAKSDLLAVIFFAILFGAAAGAIGKASEPAMKFMESVANIMFKLTQMVMITAPIGVLALMAASVGQYGITLLIPMAKLIGVVYLGLAIVIFGLFPLIAWFFKISYFTVFRMVWDLFLIAFSTTSTETILPQLMERMEAYGCSKRVVSFVIPSGLSLNCDGSTLYLSVCSIFLAQAFGIPMDFGQQLILMGVLVATSKGIAAVPSGSLVVLLATATAVGLPAEGVAIIAGIDRVLDMARTACNTPGHALACIVVSKWEKEFRQKDWIKHKPEQRALEQA from the coding sequence ATGAAAAAATTTATTGCTTTTCAAATTTTAATTGCATTGTTTATTGGAGCCCTTATTGGGCACTTTTTCCCTGAACTTGGGAAAGGTTTAAAACCAATTGGGGACGCTTTTATTCATCTTATTAAAATGATTGTTGTACCTATTGTTTTTACTACCATTGTTATCGGGTCATCGGGTAGCGGGAATATGAAAAAAATGGGTTCATTAGGACTTAAAACGATTATTTGGTTTGAATTTATTACCACTCTGATTCTAGCTATTGGTCTTTTGCTTGCTAACAGTTTAAAGCCTGGTGCCGGACTTGATTTGTCTCATCTTGTCCAAAAAGATATTACAAAATTAAATGACAGCGTTTCCAAAGTTGTCGATTTTAAAACGATGCTTGTTAACATCATTCCAAGCAACATTGTTGATGCAATGGCAAAAAGTGATTTATTAGCTGTCATATTCTTCGCTATTTTATTTGGTGCAGCTGCTGGAGCAATCGGCAAAGCGTCAGAGCCAGCAATGAAGTTTATGGAGTCAGTTGCAAATATTATGTTTAAACTGACACAAATGGTCATGATAACCGCACCTATCGGTGTGCTCGCTCTAATGGCAGCCTCTGTAGGTCAGTATGGTATCACCCTCTTAATCCCTATGGCAAAATTGATCGGTGTTGTGTATCTTGGACTTGCTATAGTTATTTTTGGTCTGTTTCCATTGATTGCCTGGTTCTTTAAAATTTCGTACTTTACTGTGTTTCGAATGGTGTGGGATTTGTTCCTTATCGCTTTTTCTACAACAAGCACGGAAACGATTCTGCCTCAGTTAATGGAGAGAATGGAAGCTTACGGTTGTTCGAAACGTGTTGTTTCATTCGTTATTCCGTCTGGACTATCACTGAATTGTGATGGTTCGACATTGTACCTTTCTGTTTGTTCTATTTTTTTAGCACAAGCCTTTGGTATCCCAATGGATTTTGGACAACAGTTGATTTTAATGGGAGTTCTTGTTGCAACATCAAAAGGAATTGCTGCTGTTCCATCTGGTTCACTGGTTGTACTCTTAGCCACCGCCACAGCAGTAGGCCTTCCTGCTGAAGGTGTCGCCATTATCGCAGGTATTGATCGTGTGCTAGATATGGCACGTACTGCTTGTAATACACCTGGACACGCTCTTGCTTGTATTGTTGTTTCGAAATGGGAAAAGGAGTTCCGTCAGAAAGATTGGATTAAACATAAACCCGAACAGCGGGCATTAGAGCAGGCGTAA
- a CDS encoding ABC transporter permease: protein MIKKLILSDRVKMKRTPLKWVVLLIPMVVLAYEIVNFSYRSAYIKQQMNVFHADTMWSYLIWDNSFLLGLGVPLGITLAASIIANVEHQANSWKQTLSMPISRIQVYVSKFIWLFGSSIISALIFAISMVAIGKILNFESDIPWRDVWGDSLSVYLTAIPFMSVQLWISMLIKNQAFSITIGSVSTMMGLFMAMNQTTRWLPWAFPVQASTIMLGESGLTNNLELSAFLVLSFMQGFVILLAGAIHFAKKDVQ from the coding sequence GTGATCAAAAAACTTATTTTGTCTGATCGTGTCAAAATGAAGCGAACACCTTTGAAATGGGTTGTATTGCTTATTCCCATGGTGGTATTAGCCTACGAAATCGTTAACTTTTCCTATCGCTCAGCTTATATAAAACAACAGATGAATGTATTTCACGCAGACACGATGTGGTCTTATCTGATATGGGATAACAGTTTTTTGCTTGGTCTTGGTGTTCCCCTAGGAATTACTCTCGCAGCTTCTATCATTGCCAATGTAGAGCATCAGGCTAATTCGTGGAAGCAGACGCTTTCTATGCCAATTTCGCGGATTCAAGTATATGTAAGCAAATTTATTTGGCTTTTTGGAAGTTCAATAATCTCCGCACTCATCTTTGCAATTAGCATGGTGGCCATTGGAAAAATTCTCAACTTTGAAAGCGATATTCCATGGAGAGATGTATGGGGAGACAGCTTATCTGTATACCTTACAGCTATTCCTTTTATGTCCGTCCAGCTATGGATTTCCATGCTAATTAAAAATCAAGCCTTTTCTATTACAATTGGTTCTGTCTCAACAATGATGGGGTTGTTTATGGCGATGAACCAAACAACACGCTGGTTACCCTGGGCATTTCCTGTACAAGCCTCCACTATTATGTTAGGAGAAAGTGGATTGACAAATAACTTAGAATTATCGGCATTTCTCGTACTAAGCTTTATGCAAGGCTTTGTGATCTTACTAGCCGGGGCCATCCATTTTGCGAAAAAAGACGTACAATAA
- a CDS encoding response regulator transcription factor: MESFITCTKILLVDDDIHILEMMQTVLQKERFHNIYTAQSGEEAIGVCQEVKPDIIVLDVMLPDYDGFLLCQELRKQTHVPILFLTAKTTDLDKLTGFGFGGDDYITKPFNPLEVVARIKAHLRRQKLIHQHKPEKKGFDYGRFRVIEESGELLVEGRQISCPAREFKLLVFLCKHPNQIISKKQLYKQVWEETFGEDCTVMVHIRRLREKIEPDPSNPQYLVTVRGLGYKLINPSCKENEE, from the coding sequence ATGGAAAGTTTTATTACTTGCACAAAGATATTACTCGTTGATGATGATATCCATATTCTTGAGATGATGCAGACAGTATTACAAAAAGAACGATTTCACAACATTTATACAGCCCAAAGTGGAGAGGAGGCAATCGGTGTATGTCAGGAGGTGAAACCAGATATTATTGTCCTTGATGTTATGCTACCTGATTATGATGGCTTTCTCCTTTGTCAAGAGCTCAGGAAGCAAACACACGTACCTATATTATTTTTAACTGCTAAAACGACTGATTTGGATAAGTTAACAGGCTTTGGATTTGGTGGCGATGATTACATTACGAAACCTTTTAATCCTTTGGAAGTAGTAGCACGTATTAAAGCACATTTGCGTAGGCAAAAACTTATACATCAACATAAGCCCGAAAAAAAAGGATTTGATTACGGACGGTTTCGGGTGATCGAGGAATCTGGGGAACTACTAGTTGAAGGACGCCAAATAAGCTGTCCTGCACGAGAATTTAAGTTGCTAGTTTTCCTATGTAAGCATCCGAATCAAATTATTAGTAAAAAACAATTGTACAAGCAAGTGTGGGAAGAAACCTTTGGAGAAGATTGTACAGTTATGGTTCATATTCGCCGACTAAGAGAAAAAATCGAACCAGATCCCAGTAACCCACAATATCTCGTGACAGTACGAGGACTAGGATATAAGCTGATCAACCCATCTTGTAAGGAAAATGAAGAATGA
- a CDS encoding monooxygenase, with the protein MDYDVIVVGGGPVGMMLASELALADVKVCVLERLKETTPYSRALTLHPRTLEILDLRGLKQKILSKGKPIPTGHFAGLDSRLNFSALDSSSNYTLFIPQHDTEKVLEEWAKNLGVEIRREEEVLSVRQDQKGVEIVAAGPKGESKLSAAYVVGTDGARSTVRKQVGIPFVGTSQTFTAMLGDVVLLNPPESNVVSRFSEHGLVMIVPVTSQMHRIVMIDRERMAVPKEEPVTLEELRSGLIRILGSDFGISEAYWLSRFGNATRQAERYREGRIFLAGDAAHIHFPAGGQGLNVGLQEAMNLGWKLAAKLKGRASDWLLDSYHAERFPINTALLRNTEIQTLLMSEFSPRMVALRGMLSELLHIPKANQLIAAQISAFDVRYAPDMDSPQHALNGSRLKELKLRLENGIMRNAYELLYSGSFLLLHLASDESLNDGAEWSNYPHLQFVRASLVEEAPEWDEVHTALIRPDGYIAWVVSRSVPEYLDAIKQGIRRWCGGYDFS; encoded by the coding sequence ATGGATTACGATGTTATTGTTGTTGGTGGAGGACCGGTAGGCATGATGCTGGCATCAGAACTGGCTTTAGCTGATGTGAAAGTATGCGTCCTTGAACGCTTGAAGGAGACAACTCCATACTCTCGTGCTCTAACTCTGCATCCCAGAACATTGGAAATTCTGGATTTACGAGGATTGAAACAAAAAATATTGAGCAAAGGAAAACCGATCCCTACAGGACATTTTGCGGGGCTGGATAGCCGTCTGAATTTCTCGGCATTGGATTCTTCCTCCAATTATACGCTTTTTATTCCTCAACATGACACGGAGAAGGTACTGGAAGAATGGGCTAAAAATCTTGGAGTAGAGATACGACGAGAAGAGGAGGTTTTATCGGTACGGCAGGATCAGAAAGGGGTCGAGATAGTTGCAGCTGGCCCCAAAGGAGAATCCAAACTGTCGGCTGCATATGTTGTCGGAACAGACGGTGCAAGAAGCACGGTCAGAAAACAAGTAGGTATCCCATTCGTAGGAACTAGCCAGACCTTCACCGCTATGCTTGGAGACGTTGTTTTGTTGAATCCTCCGGAATCGAATGTGGTTTCTCGTTTCAGTGAACACGGGTTGGTCATGATTGTTCCCGTGACGTCCCAAATGCATCGGATAGTTATGATTGACCGGGAGAGAATGGCTGTGCCAAAAGAAGAACCTGTTACTCTAGAAGAGTTGCGATCGGGATTAATTCGTATTCTAGGGAGCGATTTTGGCATATCCGAAGCATACTGGTTATCTCGCTTTGGAAATGCGACTCGGCAAGCGGAGCGTTATCGGGAGGGGCGGATTTTTCTCGCGGGAGATGCGGCACACATTCATTTTCCAGCTGGTGGACAGGGGCTGAACGTTGGTTTACAGGAAGCTATGAATCTAGGATGGAAGTTGGCAGCTAAGCTGAAGGGCAGGGCTTCGGATTGGCTACTGGACAGTTATCATGCGGAACGGTTTCCCATTAATACGGCTTTGCTCAGAAATACTGAGATTCAAACGTTGTTGATGAGTGAATTCTCACCAAGGATGGTAGCACTTCGGGGCATGCTGTCCGAACTGCTTCATATACCCAAGGCTAATCAGCTAATAGCTGCCCAAATCTCAGCCTTTGATGTCCGGTATGCGCCAGATATGGATTCACCACAACACGCGTTAAACGGTAGCCGCTTAAAGGAACTAAAGTTGAGGTTGGAGAACGGTATAATGAGGAATGCTTACGAGCTGCTTTACTCCGGTTCATTCCTTTTACTTCATCTAGCTTCGGATGAAAGTCTAAATGATGGAGCTGAATGGTCAAATTATCCTCATCTTCAGTTTGTTCGTGCATCTCTTGTTGAGGAAGCACCAGAATGGGACGAGGTTCATACGGCATTGATTCGCCCAGATGGGTATATCGCATGGGTGGTTTCCAGATCGGTGCCGGAGTATTTAGACGCCATCAAGCAGGGAATTAGACGCTGGTGCGGAGGTTATGATTTTTCATAA